A stretch of Pomacea canaliculata isolate SZHN2017 linkage group LG6, ASM307304v1, whole genome shotgun sequence DNA encodes these proteins:
- the LOC112567007 gene encoding flocculation protein FLO11-like — MPRVTRRSLNEEEVPSRSSPRAATKASSAASASPARGRSRKSLRGEEAKAVEKSQESVEKRGRGKSANQEKEKTTRQSRSRRRQAEEEEEEKVTSPSPVKRGRTQRDTPPSAEFVLGRKSRQQEEPEEEGEKEEETVTPNAKKGRSQGGGQASKGRGASASQRKSPAPTPATTTSTRASRSRRSAGAPDEEPLGETEVESKNKVTPKGRGRGRQVSSTRSRGRGREKAKEAQDDEVEGVSESKEAAAEEYEESSKECKESTADEEAMQIDCKTEAAEEEAKVPNASADKSSEHEESSETENLVEPAPAKSGALSGKVEPMEHETADAAPQCESLQNSQNGEITIKRPPSSGTKRKLDEKEEAIEDMKGKNEGLTAKRPRLNGNDSDAAAAQDDKKANMVDVSEAEKQDLLKDFVVVNAEDVPASDSAEVAEAVPQTVTKPSSAAPVTGSYGNTHIPDKAVETKEEIDEVSSLAVEVGSVASSDVTSCLGRGLDTSEQQSSSNSIDGDEADVNIAEGDSNVDGGDSAASVSAQPPQTASDASQPDSIPDAQAQSSSQKTSDIASLGDGINAAGAADTGICEAKSKPDDKIRTAKTPSSVSQSLGTPDPTFLATYSSPSILNRAYVQNPAVPADSVDPAKTFSVINYNILAECHRQRSDYSYTPDEFLRQEYRHGLMMNEIKHLNGDVVCLQEVNPAYYENTLLPEMKRLGFEGIIIRRTKDFYDEGAATFYKTDRFELESSKGVSLTEVAFKEVELGGLSPEVGAAVREYLDRSDVVLVTRLRCKVTGKLVTIGNIHVVWDNLQSPDVQCIQAACGIKEVVSMAGGEGSPHIICGDFNAEWNSPLYQLVVDSYLSDSSIQALQAVEKLHLKEGSKSLVNHLWRAFQHTSSNLRSAYSTVTGSEPEVTTYTDKPLTVDYLFFNASSLIPVGVLKTVDRAAVEVTGGLPARDFPSDHLSLKTILAFTD, encoded by the exons ATGCCACGGGTGACACGTCGGAGCTTAAATGAAGAGGAAGTACCCAGCAGAAGCAGCCCCCGGGCAGCAACAAAGGCATCATCAGCTGCCTCTGCTTCTCCCGCTAG AGGTCGAAGCCGAAAAAGCTTGAGAGGAGAAGAAGCAAAAGCTGTGGAGAAATCTCAAGAATCTGTTGAGAAGAGGGGACGTGGTAAATCTgcaaaccaagaaaaagaaaaaacta CTCGCCAGTCTAGATCTCGGAGAAGAcaggcagaagaagaagaggaggaaaaggtAACATCTCCTTCACCCGTCAAACGAGGAAGAACTCAGCGAGATACTCCACCTTCTGCTGAATTTGTTTTGGGAAGGAAATCTAGACAACAAGAGGAGCctgaagaagaaggagaaaaagaagaggaaacagTTACGCCAAATGCTAAAAAGGGTAGAAGTCAGGGTGGTGGTCAAGCTTCAAAGGGAAGAGGCGCCTCTGCTAGCCAGAGAAAGtcaccagcaccaacaccagcaaCCACTACATCCACCAGAGCTAGCAGGAGCAGACGCTCGGCAGGTGCACCTGATGAAGAACCCTTGGGAGAAACTGAAGTAGAGTCAAAGAATAAGGTCACACCTAAAGGGCGTGGGCGTGGACGGCAGGTATCATCTACTAGATCCCGAGgtagagggagagaaaaggcAAAGGAAGCTCAAGATGATGAAGTGGAGGGTGTTTCTGAATCTAAAGAAGCTGCAGCTGAAGAATATGAAGAATCAAGTAAAGAATGCAAAGAATCGACTGCAGATGAAGAAGCTATGCAGATTGACTGCAAAACAGAAGCTGCTGAAGAAGAGGCAAAAGTTCCTAATGCTTCAGCAGACAAATCTTCAGAGCATGAAGAGTcatcagaaacagaaaacctTGTGGAACCAGCTCCTGCCAAATCAGGAGCGTTGTCTGGTAAAGTAGAACCCATGGAGCATGAAACTGCTGATGCTGCACCACAATGTGAATCACTGCAAAATTCTCAGAATGGTGAGATCACTATCAAAAGGCCTCCTTCCTCAGGTACAAAGAGAAAGTTGGATGAGAAAGAGGAAGCAATTGAagacatgaaaggaaaaaatgaaggCTTGACTGCAAAACGTCCACGCCTGAATGGCAATGATTCTGATGCGGCTGCAGCACAAGATGATAAGAAAGCGAATATGGTGGATGTATCAGAAGCTGAAAAGCAGGACCTTCTTAAAGATTTTGTGGTGGTGAATGCAGAAGACGTGCCAGCCTCGGACAGTGCAGAGGTGGCAGAAGCTGTCCCTCAGACAGTGACTAAACCATCTTCTGCAGCTCCAGTGACTGGAAGTTATGGAA ACACCCATATTCCAGATAAAGCTGTCGAG acaAAGGAGGAGATCGATGAGGTATCTTCTCTTGCAGTGGAAGTGGGAAGTGTTGCTAGCTCGGATGTCACAAGTTGCCTGGGTCGTGGTTTGGACACAAGCGAACAGCAGTCATCATCCAACAGCATTGATGGGGATGAAGCAGATGTAAACATTGCTGAAGGAGATTCAAATGTTGATGGTGGGGATAGTGCTGCCAGTGTCTCAGCTCAGCCTCCGCAGACAGCTAGTGATGCTTCTCAGCCTGATAGTATTCCAGATGCTCAGGCTCAGAGTAGCTCGCAAAAGACTTCGGACATTGCATCATTGGGTGATGGTATTAATGCTGCAGGTGCTGCAGACACTGGTATTTGTGAGGCAAAGTCAAAGCCTGATGATAAAATCAGGACTGCTAAAACACCCAGCAGTGTTTCTCAAAGCCTTGGCACACCAGACCCTACTTTCTTGGCAACCTACTCCTCCCCTTCCATACTAAATCGTGCCTACGTTCAGAATCCAGCTGTGCCTGCTGACAGTGTCGATCCTGCCAAGACATTCAGCGTAATCAACTACAACATTTTAGCAGAATGTCACCGCCAGAGATCTGACTACAGTTATACGCCAGATGAGTTCTTGCGACAGGAGTATAGGCATGGGCTcatgatgaatgaaataaagcaCCTCAATGGAGATGTGGTCTGCCTGCAGGAGGTGAATCCAGCATATTATGAAAACACCTTGCTGCCTGAGATGAAGAG GCTTGGCTTTGAAGGCATCATAATCCGGAGAACCAAAGACTTTTATGATGAAGGCGCAGCTACCTTTTACAAGACAGATCGCTTTGAACTAGAGAGCAGCAAGGGGGTATCGCTGACAGAGGTTGCTTTTAAG GAGGTGGAACTTGGTGGTCTTAGTCCAGAAGTTGGTGCAGCAGTGAGGGAATACCTTGACCGTTCAGACGTAGTGCTTGTGACCCGTCTTCGTTGCAAGGTCACTGGCAAGTTGGTCACCATTGGTAACATTCATGTCGTTTGGGATAATCTTCAGAGCCCTGATGTTCAGTGCATACAG GCAGCATGTGGCATAAAGGAGGTGGTTTCAATGGCTGGTGGTGAGGGATCACCTCATATCATCTGTGGAGATTTTAATGCTGAGTGGAACTCTCCTCTCTATCAGCTTGTGGTTGATTCCTATCTATCAGATTCATCTATCCAGGCTCTGCAGGCTGTGGAGAAACTTCACTTGAAAGAAGGTTCA AAATCACTGGTGAACCATTTGTGGCGAGCTTTTCAGCACACATCATCCAATCTGAGAAGTGCATACTCAACTGTCACA